In Fibrobacter sp. UWP2, the sequence CTTGTCGCCCGTCTTGTACCAGCGTTTGCCATCGATAACCGCAATCGCTTTCTCGGTGCGTTCTGGGTCATTCAGGTAACCTCGCATAATCTGCGCGCCGCCCACCAGCAAAAGGCCGTCTTCACCCAGCGGGAGTTCTTCCATGGTATCGGGGTCCACCACGCGGAACTGGCTTCCCGGAAGCGGACGCCCTACGGTGCCCGGCTTGTTGCCCACCACGACCGTCTTGAAGTCGTCGAGCAAAAAGTCCTCGGTATTCACGGCCGAAACCGGCGTGGTTTCGGTGCAGCCAAAGCCCTCGAAAATATCGAGTTTGAACTTGGTGCGGTAAAGGTTGCGTACGTCCTCGCGAATTTTCTCGGCGCCGGCAAAAATGCTGCGCACATGCGAGAACATGAGCGGGTGAATGTAGCGGCTCGTGCCCCACATGCGAAGGAACGTGCCCGTTGCCACCATGATAGACACCTTGAACTCGGCGCAAACACGGCCAATGAGGCGGATATCGGTCGGGTCGGGGCAGGTCGCCACCGGGATGCCCTCCACCATGCAAAGCATGGTCGTGATGCTAAAGCCAAAGGCGTGGAACAGCGGTAAAAGTCCAAGGAACACGTCGTCGGGACGCACATGCAAAACGCTGCCGCACTGCTTGATATTGCCCATCAGGTTCATGTGCGTGAGTTCAACGCCTTTGGGACGCCCCTCGGAACCCGAGCTAAAGATGATCGTCGCCACATCGTCGAGCGAGACCTTCTTGAAGAATCTAAGTTCCAGGTACCAGGCCGGGAGAACAATGGCACGGAACAAGTTCAAAATCAGGGTCGGCTTCTTGACCGCCTTGGCCTCGTCCTCCATATAGTAGACCTGGTAGTTGTCCAAAAGCTGTTCCAGAGGCACGCCCTTCTGCTTGAGTTTGTCTACAAAGGCGTGCGCCGTGATGATCGTCTGGACTCCAGCCACCTTGCAACAGTAGTCCATGCTCTCGGGTGTGCTGGAGTAGTTCAGGTTGCAAACCGTTTTGCCCTTGATGAGGAGCGCTAGGTTCACCATGATGCCCGGGCCCGAAGGCGGGATAAGTACGCCCACGCACTTTTCGTTGCCCAAAAGCTTTGCAAAAACATGACTGAAGGTCAATGCCGCCGTCGCAAGCGAATAACCGGAGAAGTGCTTGCCGTCGGGGCTAAAAATCATCGGGGAGAACTTTTTGCGCTTGGCGGTACGAATCCAGGCCGAGGCCACCGGCTTTAGCCTGCGAATGTAGTTGGTCCAAGCCGTAATCGAGAGTTCCTGGATAGCGCGCATCACCTGCACATTGCTGGAATCCACCGGGAGCGGTTCCCCAAACGCCACGGAGACCACGCGGTTCCCGCCGCTGTGCACCATCTCGCGGTAACCGGCGTCGGCCATGGAGTAGCTACTCCCCCACAGGCCCTGCGTGTAAATCGGGACCAGCTTGAGGTTCGGCACGTCCTTAGTCGCCGCGCTGTAGTCCATGCGGAATTTGCAAACGTTACCCGTCTGCGTGAGGCAGTTCTCGGGGAACACCACCACCGCTTCTCCGCGCAAAAGAGCCTCGCGGGCTTCTTCCATCGCCTTTTCGGGGTGTTCCAAGTCCAGGTTAATCACGTTCATTTGCGTGAGGATCAGGCGAATGTACCACTTTTCGTAAGAACGGCGACTCAGCACAAAGCGGAGCGGTCTGGGGGACGCCATCTGGATAAGCGCCCAGTCAATATAAGAGATGTGGTTACCAACCAAAAGGACGGGACCTTCCCACGGCAGGTTCTTGACTCCGTTCACCAGGAACTTGTAGTGAAGCGAAAGCGTGGTGCGGAAAATCTGACGCAACAAGGACTGCGGCATCACACAGAGCGCCCATATGGTACCGGCCAAGCAGAGCACGCCCAAAATAAAGAACAGGTCCATCCTGTCAACGCCAAGGAAACGGATGGCTGCAATCGCCAAAATGTCGAAAGCGATAATGCAAAGGTTCTGCGTGGTGCTGTTCAACGCCAGCACGTGGCCCGCCGAACGCGGCTTGGTGTGGTACAAAAGCATCGCGAACATCGGGAGGGCGTAAATACCGCCGCAAAAACCGAGGAGTGTAAAGGCTATCGCGTTATACGGGCGCGGGATCAAGGGAATCAAGAAAATCAAGATGGCGGAACCCGCCGTGCCCATGGGAACAAGACCCGTCTCGATAAAGTTCTTGGACATGCGCATGGCGTAGACAAAGCCCAGAATGAGACCGATTGCCGTACCGATGATGGCGTAGTTCACCAGGGAGTCCTGGTGGAAAAGACTACCGGAGCCGAACTGGTCCTGGATGACAAAGACCATGAGGAAGATCATCACCCAGAACATGCTGAGGCCAATAATGGACTGGCGCAGAGCATGGTTGTTCCACGCCTTGGCTACCTTACGACGGGCAAACTTGAAGTTCCAGTAGCGGTCCCACGGGAAGTGGAGGTCCATGTCGTAGGCGCCAATCGCCGGCAAGCGAAGTGCAAAGATTAGGCCAAAGAGTTGCATAGCACCCACGACCGAAATCACGGGAATCACGAACTCCTTGAGGCTCGCAAAGGCAAGCCACGCTCCCGAGAGAACCAGGGCAACAAACGACACAATCATCAAAATGCCCGTACCGCTCGCCAAGTAGCGCACGCCCATGAGTTCCTTCATGTAGCCGTTTCGGGCAGGCCCCTGGAACGCCTGCAATACAAAGAACAACCCTATAGACGTAAAAAGGACCGGCATGTTTGCCGTATAGGCGCCAAAACCAAAGAGGCCCACCACAGGTATCGAGAGCACTGTAGTCCAAAGCAAAACGCGTTCCTTGGGGTACTTGTCCGAGAAGAATCCCGCCGGAGTCATCAAAAAGATGCAAGGCAACAGGAACAGCAGGTGAAGCAGGTAGAACTGCCAAGAATCGGTAGCCGTGAAACCCATGCGGGAAAGGGAGAGCTCCATGTAGCCCATCACAATAGTCGCAACAGCTACCTGAGTAAAGGTCAACCCGAAGAAAGAGAAAAAGCCTTTGATCTTGTTCATGTCTTTCGCTTATCCTTTTATGTTTCTTTTTAAATTAGCACTTCCACGAGCAAAACCGGGACCGATCCGGGAAAAAAAGCTGTTTTACGGCATAAAAAAGCCCGGCAGCCATCTGGCCACCGGGTTTTTCAAATTCGTTCAGCAATTACTTGCTTTCAAAGTAGTAAGTCTGGAGGGTCTTGCCATCCTGGGAGAACTGAATGATCTGCTTGCCCTTGAGGAGTTCGCCGCTGATCTTGAACAGGTTCTCGGCAATGTAGGTCACCGTCAGGTCCTTGCCGTTGTCCTTGTCGGCAAAGATACCGCGTTCGTCAGCGTCAAAGCCCTTGCAGTCCTTATGGTTGGCAACCTTGTCTTCCTTGGCCGGGAAGGTCTTGGCAACGAGCGGAGTCGTCACGGAGGCGGCGTTGCGGTAGAACACTTCGAACTTGCCTTCGATCACGCGCGGAGCCGGAAGCGGAGTCATCTTGCCAGCCGGAGCGGCAGCAGCAGCGGCGGCCTTCTTGCCCTTCTTACCCTTCTTGCCCTTCTTCTTGTCGGCCTTGGGCGGAACCTTCATGGAACCATCCTGCTGAGGGAAGGCGAGGCGGTAGCCGGCAATGGACTGGTCGCACTGCGTTGACCAGATTACCCATTCGTTCGAGATCTTCTTGGGGCCGAGGTCGCCACCGGGGACATACATGCCCGGGTCAATCTGGTCGCTATAGATGTAGAGCGTCAGCTTGGCGTTCGGGTTCTCTTCGGTCGTAGAGACCGAGTTGCGGCTCTTGATGTACTTGGAGCGGCCAGCAATAATCCTGTAGTTGCCCACAGGGACCTTTTCGAACTTGAACTGGCCCTTGCGGAGTTCCTGTTTGTACTTGTACTTTTCCTTGAGGGTGGAGAAAATCGTAGAGTCCATCCACACAGTGGGCATTTCAAGTGCTTTGTCTGTGAAAGCATCACGGACTTCACCTTCGATGGTACCGGTCTTTTCGCAAGCAGTCATGGCGAGGGCAATGAGGCCTGCGGCACACAGAGTAAGGTATTTCTTCATTTTATTTCCTCGTAGTTAAAATGCGCAAAAGCCCTCCCCGTTACGGGAGGGCCAAATTTGCAAAAATTATGCTTCTTCAGCCTTGGCGGGCACAACCTTGCGGGTCTTGCGCTTGGCGCCAGTGATGTTGCCAGCAAAACGCTTGTTGAAGCGGTCGATACGGCCTGCCGTATCCACGCGATGCTGCTTACCCGTCCAGAACGGATGGGTATCAGCCGTAATTTCCAGGGAAATTACGCTATATTCAACACCATCGATAGTCTTCTTTTCGGCGGAAGACTTCGTGGAGCGGGTGATGTATTCTTTACCCGTATTCGCATCGACGAACACGACCGGTTGATAGTTAGGGTGGATACCTTCTTTCATTTTGATAACTTCCTATTGAAGTGAGTTTGAAAGTCCCAAATTTAGACTATATTCGGCATTTTGGCAAGCGAGGGCGGCATTTTTAGTATTTTTGGGAGCATGAAACAAGCGTTTTTCGTGTTCGGAACAATCGTTTTGGCCGGGATGGCCCTGAGCCTTTGCGCCTGCAAGGGCGACGCGCCCCACGCCTCAATCATCGAGGTCGACAAAAAAATGCCCCTCCTCGAGTGGCCCGACAGCAACTACGTAGCCTCCCTCGATTCCATCTTGGCGCTGGAACCCCTCAAAAAAGACGCCAAAGACAAGCCGAACATTGCGATGAACGCCTACAAAGCACCCACCTTTTTGCTTCCCAGTTCTGTGACCGGCAAAAAGGAGCCGCCCAGGGCAGCCAAGGCTGGCCACAGGGGCAACAATGGCGCCGGTTCAGCCACGGCCGCTTCGCCAAACCGCAGCGCCGAGGAATTTATGGACAAGTTCAGCACGGCGCTCTCCGCCCTCCAGTCCGACCCGTCGAACCCGAGTCTTTACAAGGTGGTCGAAGCCCGCGAAGGCGACGACCTTTTCAAGCTGCTCAAGCGGACCTACGGTGCCGGTTCGCAGAACCTCCCCCGCTTTTACGTGCTCTCGACCCTCCAGTCGGTAAACGCCGGCGTCATGCTAGAGCACCTCAAAGCCGGCGACAAAGTGCGAGTTCCGAGGATTTAACGAAATCCTACAGCACGCCCTTGCTACTGGGCACGCCCTTCAGGTTGCGGCTCGGGGCAACAGCCATCGCCACAGAGCGGGCGAACGCCTTGAAAATGCTCTCGAGGCAGTGGTGGTTATCATTACCGTAGAACAATTCCACATGCAAGTTCATGCGGGCGTTCTCGCAGACCGTCTTAAAGAAGTGCTCGAACATGCTGGCCTCGATGCCACCCGCCATGGCGGCCGGGAGATTCACGTTCCACACAAAGCCTATGCGGTTGCTAAAGTCAATACACACACGGCTCAAAGCCTCGTCCATCGGCACAAAGTAAAAGCCGTAGCGTTCAATGCCCTTCTTGTCGCCCAGGCACTCCACAAGCGCCTGTCCAAGCACAATGCCAATGTCTTCCATGCTGTGGTGCATGTCAACGGCAGTGTCGCCCTTGCAGGTCAAGTCCAAATGGAACCCGCCGTGCACCTGGAACAAGTCCAGCATGTGGTCCAAAAAGGCGTTCCCCGAATCCACCTTGCCGCGGCTCGCCTCGTCCAGGTTCAAAGAGAGTTCAATGTCGGTCTCGCCGGTCTTTCTGGTAATTTTTGCACTGCGCATTAGTTTGTTCCTACTGGAAGAATGGCACCGTCATAAACAGTAAAGCGGGTCACGCGGCCAAACTTCATCTCGGGGAGCGGCGTTTCGACCCCGTTGAGAATCAGTTTCGAAATGGCACGCGGTTCGCCGATGACTACATACAAAGTATCACTAGAGTTGTAGACCATCTTGACGCCCGCCTTGGCAAGGTTAGCCTCTTTCAAAAAGGCGCCGTCGTCTTCGTGGCGCTTGAGGCCAACCCAGGTGCGCATTTCACCGGAGGCGATCAGTTCAAACTTCGTCTTGCCGTGGTTCGAGACAGGCTTCACTTCGGCACTGTCCTTCTTGGTCGAAGTCGACGAGATAAAAATCGTCGCCGATTCAGGAAGGTCCGACTTCTTTATCGCTTCGTCCACCTGCGCCTGCGTCACCGTGCTATCGGAAGCCTTCTTCACAGAATCCACCGCGGCAAAATCCACCTGCAGCGAATCGGCGGGAACCGCCTCGGCGCCCTCGGGCATTTCGGGAGTCTCGGCAGCAACCGGTTCTTCGACCACAGTTGCCTTGGGCTGCTCAGCAACTGCCTCGGCATTGCCCAAATCCTTCAAAAAATGAGACCCGACCACAAATGCCAGTCCAAGCACCACAATCACTATTGGCACGGCCTTGCTCTTGGGCTTCAAATCTTCGTCGTCCAGCTTTTTCACCTTCACCGGCTTGGCTGGAGTTTCGGCCAAAAGGCTCGCATACTTGGAACCGCACTCGGCACTGTACCAATCCAGCACGTGCTTCGAGTCCAAGCCAAGTTTGTTACAAATGGAATTCAAGTAACCGCGAAGGTAGGCTTCTACCTGGAAGGCCTTCCAGTCGCCGCTTTCAATAAGTACGATGTTCTTGACCGTAAGCCTGGTCAAGTTCGCCAAATCATCCACAGACAACCCACGTGCTTCGCGAGCACGCGTCAAATAAGCGCCGAGTCTTTCATCGGGCCTTTTGTCTTCTATGGGGTTCAAATTCGTCATATCTACCCTTTAAACTTTCCCAACATATCCAATGTACGGGCCACCGGGAGCCCAACCACATTGTAGTAGCACCCCTCGATTCGGCTGATGAGCCTCGCACCCTGAGTTTGGATGCCGTAAGCTCCGGCTTTGTCTAGCGGGTCCTTAGAATTTACATAATCTTTGAGCTCTTGTAATGTGTTGTTTCTAAAATATACCCTTGTTTCTTCTTGTTGAGCATCAACGACTTGCCCGTTTTTCGCAATCGCCACTCCAGTGATTACTTTGTGCGCTTTCCCGTTTAGTTTATTTAACATTTCGAGGGCGTCCGCCTCGTCCTTCGGCTTACCCAGGGGGACCCCGTCCAGGAACACCAGGGTGTCATAGCCGAGCACTACGGCACCCGGCTCCTTTTTCGAGACCGCCAGGGCCTTCGCCGCCGCATTTTCCCTAGGGAAGTCCAGGGGATTTTTGGATTTCGGGTGCTCCTCGTCGCCGCTCACCACCACGCGGAATTCAACGCCAATTTTTGTCAGTATTTCGCGGCGCCTCGGAGAACCGCTCGCCAGTATTAAATCTACCTTCATTTTCAACTATTCACCATTAATTACACATTACTCATTATTCATTGTTCATTGTCAATCCGTCTCCGTGCTGCCCATGTTCAACTTGAGATCGGGCAAGTCACGCACATAAATGGCAAAGCTCCAACCCGCAGCAGGGCCCGTCGGGGTCCACGTGAAGTCGAGCTGCCAGCAGTGCAAAGTCCTGTTGAAGGTAAAGTTGTGTGTCACGAACTTGCCTTCGTTGTAATCGTAACGGGTGCTGTAGCTCATCTCCCAGTTCACCGTGGGCTGGAACGTGGCGTTGAGTCCCGTCGAGTGGCTGATGTTGTCTTGGAACAAGTCCTTCGCCACGCGCGTGCTCGAGAACGTGTAGCGGTAATCCAGCCCGAACGACCACTTGAGCATCTCGTACTTGCCCATTTGCGAGGGGAGCCCCGCATTAAAGTTACCGCTCCAGTGGAAGCTGCGCGAGAGTTCGTAGCTGTAGTACGTGAGCTCGGGGAACTGCGCCTTGGTGGGCTCGTCAGTGAACCTGTGGTAAACGCTGTGGCGGGTATTCACCGTGAACATGTAGTCGGGCAACACCTGCAAGCCAAAGCTCGACGTGATGTCGGACCACTGGAGCGAATCGGCGGCAAAATTATACGACACGTTGTGGCGCGTCGTAAAGAGGCGGCGGTTCCCGTACTGGTCGTCCACCGCCTTCGCGGTGTCGCCCTTCGTGGTGTCGGGCTTGTACCCCCGCACCTTGAGGTACTTGATGTCGAAGTCGTTGTTCAGCCCGAGGCCGATCGTCTTCTGCTCAATCTGGTACGGCGTCTGCCCCAGCAAGGGGTGCGGCGCGAACTTTTTGACCGTATCTATCTCGGGCGCATACGTGTACGAAACGCTTGGCGAGAGCACGTGGCGAAGTCCAGTAAAGCGTCCTATCTCGGGCACCCAAATACCGTAGAGCTTGGTATCGGCGGTAATGCTGTAATTGTGGTTGTAGGCGACCTGGCCGTACTCGTCGTGCTCCGGGTCCAGGCTCATGTAACGCTTGCGGTACTTTGCAGAATCATTCGGGTTGATCCAGCCCGTCCCGGTCCAGTAGCCGGTGAACGAAGCGCGTGGCGTCAAGTTGATCACGTCAAAGAGCGAGCCCGAGTAATCCAGGGTGTAGGTTCCCGTGTAGCCCACGTACTCCGCCGTCGTGTCAATCTCGTTGATAGTGTCCTGGGCTCGGCGCGTGTAGTAGTTGAAGCGGTTCGTAAAGCTGTAATTGAACTTTTCGAGGTAAGTCTCGATGGAGCCGTCCTCGGCAGCCATCTCGTCCTCGTCGTACTCAAAGGTGAACAAGGGACCGCTCTGCCGGTACTGAATGTCGGGGATTTCGCGTTCCATGAGGTCGGTCACCAGGTTGTGCTGTTGCCTCGCCTTGACCGTGAGGCTCTTGTTGTTGCTGAACCTTCCCGAGTAGGTCAGCTGCGCGTTCGCCTGCTGGTTCAAAATCGTCTCGGCCTCGAGGGCATTGTCCTTACGCACGCTTTGGCTGCTTACAAAAGAGCCCGAGCCGCTCAACGTGTGCTTGCCGTCGGGAGTCAGGTTCTGGTTGTGCGCAAAGTTGATGTCGTAGCCGCTGTTCGCGAGGTCGAACTCCTCGAGGTAGCTCGTGTAGCTCACGTTACCGTCAAGCACGTAGCGCTTTTTGTAGCGCACCTCGCCCGTCATGGTCGAGCGCTCGAACCGCGCCTCCTCGCCCTCGATAATGTCGCCCTTGAGGGTCGCGTCCCAGTAATCGTTGGGGGCGTAATAAAAGCCCAAGTTGCTCATGTAGTAACCCTGCACCTGGTCTCCGCCGAACTTGGGCGTCAAAAGGCCCGACTTGCGCCCGCTCTTGAGTGGTGCCACAATCATGGGGAGTACTGCCACCGGCACATCGGCGATGTTCAGCACCACGGGTCGCGCCGTGATGGTCTCCTTGGGCTTAACCACCATGCGGCGGCCATAAAAATAGAAGTGCTGGTGCGTGGAATCGTTACAGGTGCTAAAATCGCCGCGGGCAATTTGCAGGCGCGTGTCGGGCAGGCGCCGCACCTCCATGCCGTTCAGCTGCTGGTTGTCTTGGTAGGTCGTCGCGTAGTAAATCTCGCCTATGCGGTTCTTCATGTTGTACTTGAGCCGCATACCCGAAAGCGAGGGGTTCTTGGTCTCGCGCAAAACCGGCTCGCCCGCCGCCACCAGCACCTCGTTCTCCTGGTCAAAGAGGATGGTGTCGGCATCGAGGGTCGCCGTGCGATACTTGAGCTGGGCACTGTTGTTCAGGTTGAAGGTGGACTTTTCCACGTCGTACACCAGGTCCACGGCACGGTACTCGATGGTATCGGTCCCCGTGGTATCGTTCATCCAGTCCACCTCGGTGGTGTCTTCTTCGACCTGTTCGCGTTCTTCGAGTTCAAAGCGGGTAAGCTCCTGTCCGTGCACGGAAGGAGCAGCGATAAGCGCCAGTAAAAACACCAAAACGGCCCACAGGAGCCTATGGGTTCTAGATAAAATCACGTGAACCGCAAGATAGAAAAATCCCCGCCTAAAAAAGCGGGGATTCTTTCAAATTTATTCAAAAACAAATGAGCGAACGGTTCTCGTAAAACGAGTGGTCGTTTTGCCTGTTTACTTCAAGATAGCAAACTTGCCGCTCACAGAGCCGTTATGGTCAATGCTCACCATATAGCGACCGCTCGGGATGTTGGAGGCGTCCCAGGCGACGGTGTTGATGCCGGCGAGGGCGCCGTCATTCACGAGCCTAGCCACCTGTTCGCCGTCGGCGTTCATGATAGTCACCACAGTCTTGCCCGGGGTCTTAACGCTGTAGCTCACCGCCTTGCGGGTAAAGCCGCGGAGGGCGATGTCGTTATTGCGCACAACGTTGTTCGTTTGCACCTTGGGTCCAAACTGTTCAGCCTTCTCCACATAAATGCCGTTGAAGTCCGCCGTCGCCACACGGGCATCTTCCTTAACGAGGCTACCCCTGTTGAGCACGGCCACCAGCTGTTTGTCGTTCACCTTGGCGCTGGCAAAGGTCTCCAGTTCCTGGGCGTTGAGCTCGGCCTTGTCGCCGTACCAGGCCGACACGTCCTTGTTGTTCAGGTCCTTCACAGTGATCTGGGCACGGCGGAGGGTGGCGGTATAGGTTTCGCCTTCGCTAATGTAAGTGATTTCGAGGGGCTTGTTGACCTGCCCACGGAGTTGGTCCTTCGAAAAATCGATGTCGTGACCGGCAAGGGCGACACCATCCACGGCGGTAATCACGTCGCCAGCCTGGAGCTTGGTCTCGGCAGCCGGAGTGCCCGGGATGACCTCGGCCACATGTACACCATCCTTGACCTGGTAAATGGTGATACCGATACCGCCGAAAGATTCATCGGCCATGAGGGGGGCGGCAAGCATCGCCGCCACAAGAGAAGCCTTCACAAGATTCTTCATAAGAACTCCTTATAAAAATCAATCCACATAAAATATATAATAAAAAATGCCGGATAGGCCGGCATTTTGACGTAATTTTTCAAGGAAAAATCAACAAACGCGCCTAATCATCGGACGCATCCGGCATGGATTCCACCAGATTGGGGCAGACAATCATGTCTATATGGCACTCGCAACCTTCCGGCAATTCCACTGATTCGCATCCTCCAAGCCTAATAGGTTCGCGAAACGGGAACACTTCGTCGCCGATGACCACAGTCCTTATACCGGCATATTCCTGCGCGACCATGAACGACAGGCCGGCTCCCGTACAGAGGCAGGTCGTTTCAACATCTGGAGCATAAACCGGCGTAACATAAAGCGTATCGCCACCCTGACGGAAGTCGACTTTCCTGACAATCTTATTGCAAGCAGCGACAACCCCATCAATCGACACCAAAACGGAATCCCCGTTTTCTTCGAGCGTGAAATTGCGGTCCGGCTGCCATTCCCTAGCCGCAGTATCGTCGGAAGCCTCTTTTTTCAAGGCGCCCTTTTTCATGTTTTCGACATAATCAAAGTAGGATTCGTCGAAATGGCATGAGCTATGCACGCTGGAGCCGTGCTCCATTTCCGACACCAGGGATTGAGATTCGTTATTCTGGGCCGAAGATCCATTCGCCTGGGTCGAAGCATCGTCCGAACAGGCGAAAAAGAACATTGCAGATGCAGCTATCGCTAAAAGTTTGTTTTTCATAACGGCCTCCTATTTTCACTTGTTCCAAATATACACCCCGCAAACTGACTACGCAAGCCATTTCACAAAAAAACATCTATTTGGCAATATTGAACGACTGGCGTCACTCTTTTTTACACGATGTCGCTACTCGAACAGGGCGCCTTCGTCCTCTTCGCCGTCATCGTAATCTTCGAGGGTCTTGCCGCTACCGGGGACAATGATGAGCCCTAGCGTCACGGGTTCGCCCTTCAAATTGACGTATGCTTCCAAATAGAGCGTGGTCGAGAGGCGGATGAGCCTAAGGTCGAGCATGGTGCCGCCCTTGTGGATGCTCTTGGGGTTCCTGTTGAAGAAGAGGAACTTCTTGTTGATGTACTCAAAGCGGTCCTGTTCGTAGTTTATTTGCCATTCAGAGTTGCCGTCGTTCTCCTGGCGGTAAGTGCAGCGGTCCTTGTCAATGTCGCACTCAAAGCTTGCGCTTTCCTGGTAACGCTTGTTCCACTCGCGGCTAAAGGCGCAGCTCTGCACGCGGCGACCACCGTTACGTTGTTTGTTCAACTGGTCGTTGATGACCACGTAGTCCATCTTTTTGTCTTTGACCTGGTTGTACACGTTCATCAAAATGATGTACGCCTCGATATTCTTAGGGCACTTGCCATCCAGTTCCACTTCCTCGTGAGCTTTTAAAAGGGTCTGTTGCAAGTCGAGGTCAATGGCGTCGGGGATCTCGCTCTCCTTGAGCTTGTCCAACACCTTCTTGGGGGGCACCACCACCACCTTGTCGCCCTGCTTAATAGCGTAACCCAGTTCGTCGCGCACGTAGTCCAGACACTGCTGCACGTGGATGTGCACCGTATTGGACCCGCCCGAAACAAAGTCCACACCAATGCGCACATTCCATGTGCCGGCATCGCTCGTGGAGCCCTTAATCAATTCGCAGAACGGCTCCTCGCGGATACCGTCAATGAACACGACCTTCGCGTTCAGCTTGGTCACCAGGGAGCCCTCCTTTTCGACGGCACCGCCCAGGCTCCAAAAGTTGGGGTTCAGGCGAAGCACCTCGGCAAAGGCCTTGTCGCCATCGAGCGCGGGGAGCAGGCTGTCGTTCCTCGCGTTCTTCTCCTTGAGGAGTTCCGAATACTCCGTCGTCACGTTCATGTTGCTAAAGCCGCTGCGCGCCTTGACCGGCACGCCCACCGTCGCCGCAAACGAGGCCTGCGCAAGCAAAAGCACCAGGGAGAAAAGCATAACAAAGGCAATGGAAAGATTCTTCATATAAAACCGTAAAAAGCTAGCACAATCCTGTCTCAGGTAAATTTAGCAAATGCGGTATGTGAAAATCCACCCAACTTGGGGCCTCCGCTTTGGGGTTCACCAAAATAGTGGTCCAGCCGCGGGCGTGGGCAGGCTCCAAGTTGCGCAGGGCATCCTCCAAAAGCACGATTTCGCGCCTGTTTTCGGGGAGTTCCCCGCGGGATTCCAGCCACTTTTCCATCTTTTGGTAGGCGCTCTCATGGGGCTTGCCTTCCCAGCCCAGCTGCTTGAGGTCAAAGACCGCGTCAATCGCGCTGTCGATTTTCATGTGAGCCAAGCCTGCCTCGCTCCAGTCGTGGCGACCGTTTGTAAATA encodes:
- a CDS encoding putative LPS assembly protein LptD, whose translation is MILSRTHRLLWAVLVFLLALIAAPSVHGQELTRFELEEREQVEEDTTEVDWMNDTTGTDTIEYRAVDLVYDVEKSTFNLNNSAQLKYRTATLDADTILFDQENEVLVAAGEPVLRETKNPSLSGMRLKYNMKNRIGEIYYATTYQDNQQLNGMEVRRLPDTRLQIARGDFSTCNDSTHQHFYFYGRRMVVKPKETITARPVVLNIADVPVAVLPMIVAPLKSGRKSGLLTPKFGGDQVQGYYMSNLGFYYAPNDYWDATLKGDIIEGEEARFERSTMTGEVRYKKRYVLDGNVSYTSYLEEFDLANSGYDINFAHNQNLTPDGKHTLSGSGSFVSSQSVRKDNALEAETILNQQANAQLTYSGRFSNNKSLTVKARQQHNLVTDLMEREIPDIQYRQSGPLFTFEYDEDEMAAEDGSIETYLEKFNYSFTNRFNYYTRRAQDTINEIDTTAEYVGYTGTYTLDYSGSLFDVINLTPRASFTGYWTGTGWINPNDSAKYRKRYMSLDPEHDEYGQVAYNHNYSITADTKLYGIWVPEIGRFTGLRHVLSPSVSYTYAPEIDTVKKFAPHPLLGQTPYQIEQKTIGLGLNNDFDIKYLKVRGYKPDTTKGDTAKAVDDQYGNRRLFTTRHNVSYNFAADSLQWSDITSSFGLQVLPDYMFTVNTRHSVYHRFTDEPTKAQFPELTYYSYELSRSFHWSGNFNAGLPSQMGKYEMLKWSFGLDYRYTFSSTRVAKDLFQDNISHSTGLNATFQPTVNWEMSYSTRYDYNEGKFVTHNFTFNRTLHCWQLDFTWTPTGPAAGWSFAIYVRDLPDLKLNMGSTETD
- a CDS encoding S41 family peptidase, giving the protein MKNLVKASLVAAMLAAPLMADESFGGIGITIYQVKDGVHVAEVIPGTPAAETKLQAGDVITAVDGVALAGHDIDFSKDQLRGQVNKPLEITYISEGETYTATLRRAQITVKDLNNKDVSAWYGDKAELNAQELETFASAKVNDKQLVAVLNRGSLVKEDARVATADFNGIYVEKAEQFGPKVQTNNVVRNNDIALRGFTRKAVSYSVKTPGKTVVTIMNADGEQVARLVNDGALAGINTVAWDASNIPSGRYMVSIDHNGSVSGKFAILK
- a CDS encoding pyrimidine 5'-nucleotidase, which translates into the protein MQKTVGGDFENATRIRKDYLLRFGTTLSGLMAMNGTDPDDFFDFIHEPRYLIYPKEAPEKYALLQKLPGPRYVFTNGRHDWSEAGLAHMKIDSAIDAVFDLKQLGWEGKPHESAYQKMEKWLESRGELPENRREIVLLEDALRNLEPAHARGWTTILVNPKAEAPSWVDFHIPHLLNLPETGLC